ACCAGCCGGTCGGAGTTCTGGGCCGCGATCGCCAGCATCCGCTGCGCCTGCGGCGTTCCGTTCAGCCCTCCGCTCGCCAGGAGCCCCAGGCTGCCGCGGATGGAAGTCAGCGGCGTGCGCAGCTCGTGCGCGACGATGGACACGAATTCGTCCTTGAGCTTGGCGATCTGGCGGCGCTCGGCCACGTCCAGCCGCAGCTCTACCTCGGTAGTCACCGACGCCGCCAGGTCCGACAGCAGCCGCACCTCGCGCTCCGTCCACTCGCGCGGCTCGAAGCCCGCCACGCAGAGCGTGCCCAGCGCGTGGCCGTTGGAAAGGATCAGCGGAACGCCCAGGTAGCTGACCAGGTTCAGGTCGC
The Longimicrobium sp. DNA segment above includes these coding regions:
- a CDS encoding GAF domain-containing protein, with protein sequence MSDSEPPQDQGADPLRDPARLAALHATGLLDSAPEEAFDRLTRIAAEFLGAPLALVNLLDDQRQFAKSCFAPPGWPDDPNSPVEESYCQWTLVERQPVAIADARKDERVRDSVFLRDLNLVSYLGVPLILSNGHALGTLCVAGFEPREWTEREVRLLSDLAASVTTEVELRLDVAERRQIAKLKDEFVSIVAHELRTPLTSIRGSLGLLASGGLNGTPQAQRMLAIAAQNSDRLV